From the genome of Caminibacter pacificus, one region includes:
- a CDS encoding phosphoribosylaminoimidazole synthetase, with translation MKTKKMFCAERVQRLMMSMFLLLILALLAKGYSVAGLVLLAFMSIMLFIHFIFDFCPSTVVLTKIFGSCYCECKDEE, from the coding sequence ATGAAGACTAAAAAAATGTTTTGTGCAGAGAGAGTTCAAAGACTTATGATGAGTATGTTTTTGTTGCTTATTTTAGCTCTTTTGGCAAAAGGGTATAGCGTAGCAGGATTGGTATTGTTGGCGTTTATGTCGATTATGTTGTTTATTCACTTTATTTTTGATTTTTGTCCTTCAACAGTTGTTTTGACAAAAATCTTCGGAAGTTGTTATTGCGAATGTAAGGATGAAGAATGA
- the purM gene encoding phosphoribosylformylglycinamidine cyclo-ligase, whose amino-acid sequence MKISYKDAGVDIDAGNSLVDKIKPVVKETFNENVVGGIGSFAGAFRLPAGYKKPVLLSATDGVGTKLKLAIDAKKYDTVGIDLVAMCVNDLICNFGEPLFFLDYYATGKLDVDAAADVIKGIAKGCKQAECALIGGETAEMPGMYSENDFDLAGFAVGIAEEDELNPKVKEGDILVALPSSGIHSNGYSLVRKLFFEKLNMKFDDEIDGKKLIDILLTPTRIYVKDFKRLKPYIHALAHITGGGIVENLPRVLPDDLEAVVYKDKIKVLPIFEFMSKYVDEAEMYRTFNMGVGLILAVDEKDVDEVLKNSDGYVIGEIQKGKKGVKLK is encoded by the coding sequence ATGAAAATAAGCTACAAAGACGCCGGTGTCGATATTGATGCCGGAAATTCGTTGGTAGATAAAATTAAACCGGTAGTAAAAGAGACTTTTAACGAAAACGTAGTCGGTGGAATAGGAAGTTTCGCCGGAGCTTTCAGACTTCCTGCGGGATATAAAAAGCCGGTATTACTATCCGCGACAGACGGAGTGGGTACTAAACTGAAACTTGCAATCGATGCAAAAAAATATGATACAGTCGGAATCGATTTGGTTGCTATGTGTGTAAACGATTTGATTTGTAACTTCGGAGAACCTCTATTTTTCTTAGACTATTACGCAACGGGCAAACTTGACGTTGATGCGGCCGCTGATGTTATTAAAGGAATAGCTAAAGGGTGTAAACAAGCCGAGTGCGCTTTAATAGGCGGAGAAACGGCCGAAATGCCAGGTATGTATAGTGAAAATGATTTTGACTTGGCAGGATTTGCTGTGGGAATCGCTGAAGAAGACGAACTTAATCCTAAAGTAAAAGAAGGTGATATTTTAGTCGCTCTTCCAAGCAGCGGAATTCATTCAAACGGATATTCGCTTGTAAGAAAGCTTTTCTTTGAAAAATTAAATATGAAATTCGATGACGAAATCGACGGTAAAAAACTTATCGACATACTTTTAACTCCTACAAGAATTTACGTAAAAGATTTCAAACGTCTAAAACCTTATATTCACGCACTCGCACACATCACAGGCGGAGGAATCGTAGAAAATTTACCAAGAGTATTGCCTGATGATTTGGAGGCTGTGGTATATAAAGATAAAATCAAAGTTCTTCCGATTTTCGAATTTATGAGTAAATACGTTGATGAAGCGGAAATGTATAGAACGTTTAATATGGGAGTCGGATTGATTCTTGCGGTTGATGAAAAAGACGTTGATGAAGTGCTTAAAAACAGCGACGGTTATGTTATCGGTGAAATTCAAAAAGGCAAAAAAGGAGTAAAACTAAAATGA